One window from the genome of Apium graveolens cultivar Ventura unplaced genomic scaffold, ASM990537v1 ctg3924, whole genome shotgun sequence encodes:
- the LOC141701490 gene encoding uncharacterized protein LOC141701490: MNGSKHSTTFDDNGPGIKRRGPGQICDPILQPLDENRSDSRQNIYEPVTATEASVMSGDYICLGRESALDRFLRNRLLNMNRTGLENPVQSAGSQQSDIKRHSTSSKTSTIMSSRSHIANNLIFLCTTTPSSVKSYIPKKQTSKAHAESGISESKRCYRGPIISTILCNKEKTKENIDPASQNISIRQNSDMSNSRLPSPVAAHLINNFDEAYDGTHVEEQLFDEEAEPVDFPGIDLWDGYVNIGLPTSTCVKCGSRMWNMERNNKSNKNSSPTFSLWCKNGQVQLSPEKQPPEPLRSLLYGNDMTIHFKLNHHLYNSLFVICSSGGKIDHKINNEGAPYCFKVKGQNLHFLGSMLSADGESPKFCQVYIYDTENELENRMNLIGRCRDEIDESIVEALMDTLNRHNELVRQFHTARERFKDNEHDEFRLVLLSSQSASGRPNIIGPTNEVGGLIVSTNGDSLGFRDTIVETRTKTLQRVWETDIFLCSSSIHFCSPMQMKDMVDYALRKGDRDPNYVGKAVVLPASFIEFLKWGLPHMHMSIWLHPDARPKTVAQIDALVSGEIPEKDTNPVSYADVSNYMIHGPCGVDNTYSPCMVKGRCMRHFPKRFNGNTYSDDCGFPIYRRRNTGRSIKKKGVFLDNRFVVPFNRDLLVLFQCHINLEQYLGGRYICASEAAWRIFGFDVHSRWPSVDRLPIHLPGNGYISFRTGTTLSEVVQQVDSKRTKLEAWFEANKEFPIARDFTYAEFLTYFTWLPRECIWRPRRRGDVFGRLTEVHDIDGDLLYLCMLLMWRKGSTSFDELRTVEGHVFESFKEACAVMGLLQNDSQWHKAMVENSHSSLAKQLCEMFVNILAYCSISDPLFLWNAQWKYMSNDIILLKCKESCNGNLQLPDCDIQNFALAEIEKLLNDIGKSLKDFPTMPYPPEVFLYNSGNGLIAEETGYDTEQMRRKHDENYIKLNKEQKEVYEAVVKSDEAPMQHRHGIESVDKCLRDTMAPIDPSRSSRPFDGITVVFGGDYRQTLLLIIGDGKVHSITENPGDDGLIDFEIPEQFIIRETDNPIQS; the protein is encoded by the exons ATGAATGGGAGCAAACATTCTACTACCTTTGATGACAACGGTCCTG GTATTAAGCGACGAGGTCCTGGACAGATATGCGATCCAATTCTCCAACCTCTGGATGAGAATAGATCAGATAGCCGACAAAATATCTATGAGCCTGTGACGGCTACTGAAGCATCTGTCATGTCTGGTGACTATA TTTGTCTAGGTCGTGAGTCAGCTTTGGACAGGTTTCTACGTAATAGATTGCTCAACATGAATCGTACGGGTCTGGAAAATCCAG TTCAATCAGCAG GTTCTCAACAAAGTGATATAAAAAGACATTCTACATCTAGCAAAACCTCTACTATAATGTCATCGAGATCTCACATTGCCAATAACT TGATTTTTTTATGTACCACTACGCCTTCAAGTGTCAAATCATATATTCCAAAAAAACAAACGTCAAAGGCTCATGCTGAATCTGGCATATCAG AATCGAAGAGATGTTACAGAGGCCCTATCATATCTACAATACTATGTAACAAAGAAAAAACAAAGGAGAATATTGATCCTGCTTCACAAA ATATTTCAATTAGGCAGAACTCCGATATGAGCAACAGTCGATTACCTTCTCCCGTGGCTGCCCACCTGATTAATAATTTTGATGAAGCATATGATGGAACACATGTGGAAGAACAACTTTTTGACGAAG AAGCTGAACCCGTGGATTTTCCTGGGATTGATCTTTGGGATGGTTATGTTAATATTGGTTTGCCAACCTCAACATGTGTTAAGTGTGGTTCCCGTATGTGGAACATGGAAAGGAACAATAAATCCAACAAAAACAGTTCTCCTACCTTCTCTTTATGGTGCAAGAATGGACAGGTTCAGCTCTCACCTGAGAAACAACCTCCTGAGCCTCTAAGATCATTACTATATGGAAATGACATGACAATCCACTTCAAGTTAAACCATCATCTTTACAATTCATTATTTGTGATATGTTCCAGTGGTGGTAAAATAGATCACAAAATTAACAATGAAGGAGCACCCTATTGCTTTAAGGTCAAAGGTCAAAATCTTCATTTTCTTGGTAGTATGCTTTCGGCAGATGGTGAGTCTCCCAAATTTTGTCAAGTATACATATATGATACTGAAAATGAACTGGAAAATAGGATGAATCTAATAGGTCGATGCAGAGATGAAATTGACGAGAGCATTGTTGAAGCTTTGATGGACACGTTAAATCGGCATAATGAACTGGTTAGGCAATTTCATACTGCACGTGAGCGCTTCAAAGACAATGAACATGATGAGTTTAGATTGGTTCTCTTATCTTCTCAATCAGCGAGTGGTCGTCCTAATATAATTGGACCAACAAATGAGGTTGGAGGTCTTATAGTAAGTACTAATGGAGATTCATTAGGTTTTCGGGATACAATTGTGGAGACGCGTACAAAAACACTTCAGAGGGTTTGGGAAACTGATATTTTTTTATGCAGCTCCAGTATCCACTTTTGTTCCCCCATGCAGATGAAG GATAT GGTTGACTATGCTTTGCGTAAAGGTGATCGCGATCCCAATTATGTTGGAAAAGCTGTTGTATTACCTGCATCCTTCATAG AATTTTTAAAATGGGGTCTTCCACACATGCATATGTCGATTTGGCTACACCCGGATGCTAGGCCCAAAACAGTTGCTCAAATAGATGCTCTGGTCAGTGGTGAAATACCTGAAAAAGATACAAATCCTGTTAGTTATGCCGATGTCAGCAATTACATGATTCATGGGCCCTGTGGAGTTGACAATACCTACTCACCATGCATGGTTAAAGGAAGATGTATGAGACACTTTCCTAAGAG GTTCAATGGTAACACGTATAGTGATGATTGTGGTTTTCCCATTTATCGCAGACGCAACACTGGTAGAAGTATAAAAAAGAAAGGTGTTTTTTTGGACAATAGGTTTGTTGTTCCATTTAATAGAGACTTATTGGTTCTTTTTCAATGCCATATAAATCTTGAG CAATATCTTGGTGGTCGTTATATTTGTGCCTCTGAAGCAGCATGGAGAATATTTGGTTTTGATGTACATTCTCGGTGGCCATCTGTTGATAGATTACCTATTCATTTACCAGGAAATGGGTACATCAGTTTCAGAACAGGTACAACACTATCCGAAGTTGTTCAACAAGTTGATAGTAAAAGGACAAAACTTGAGGCTTGGTTCGAAGCTAATAAAGAATTTCCAATCGCTCGAGATTTTACGTATGCTGAATTTCTTACATATTTTACGTGGTTACCCCGAGAGTGTATATGGAGACCTCGCCGAAGAGGTGATGTATTTGGCAGATTAACAGAAGTACATGATATCGACGGTGATTTGTTGTATCTCTGCATGTTACTGATGTGGAGAAAAGGCTCTACTTCATTCGACGAGCTAAGGACGGTTGAAGGTCATGTTTTTGAAAGTTTCAAGGAAGCATGTGCTGTTATGGGGCTTCTTCAGAATGACAGTCAATGGCATAAAGCAATGGTTGAGAATTCTCACTCATCTCTTGCGAAACAGCTCTGTGAAATGTTTGTTAACATTTTGGCATATTGCTCAATCTCTGATCCACTGTTTTTATGGAATGCTCAGTGGAAATATATGTCTAACGATATCATCTTGCTAAAATGTAAAGAAAGTTGTAATGGGAATTTACAACTCCCAGATTGTGACATTCAAAATTTTGCTCTTGCAG AAATTGAAAAACTTTTGAACGATATTGGAAAGAGCTTAAAAGATTTCCCGACAATGCCCTATCCTCCAGAAGTCTTTCTTTACAACAGTGGCAATGGTTTAATTGCTGAAGAAACAGGTTACGATACAGAGCAAATGAGAAGGAAACATGATGAAAATTATATCAAGTTGAATAAAGAGCAAAAGGAAGTGTATGAGGCTGTTGTCAAAAGT GACGAAGCACCTATGCAGCATCGGCATGGTATTGAGAGTGTTGATAAATGTTTAAGAGATACTATGGCTCCTATTGATCCCAGTAGATCATCAAGGCCATTTGATGGAATAACTGTTGTATTTGGTGGAGATTATCGCCAAACACTACTG CTTATCATTGGCGATGGCAAGGTCCATAGCATTACTGAGAACCCTGGAGATGATGGTTTGATAGATTTTGAAATTCCAGAGCAGTTTATTATTCGTGAAACAGATAATCCAATTCAGTCTTAA